A genomic region of Prionailurus bengalensis isolate Pbe53 chromosome D1, Fcat_Pben_1.1_paternal_pri, whole genome shotgun sequence contains the following coding sequences:
- the TUT1 gene encoding speckle targeted PIP5K1A-regulated poly(A) polymerase, with translation MAAVDSDVQSLPRGGFRCCLCHVTTANRPSLDAHLGGRKHRHLVGLRAARKAQGLRSVFVSGFPRDVDSAQLSEYFQAFGPVASVVMDKDKGVFAIVEMGDIGTREAVLSQPQHSLGGHRLRVRPREQKEFQSPASKSPKGAAPDSHQLAKALAEAPDVGAQMMKLVGLRELSEAERQLRSLVVALMQEVFTEFFPGCVVHPFGSSINSFDVHGCDLDLFLDLGDLEDSQPAPKAPESPSLDSALASPLDPQALACTPASPPDSQPPSPQDSEALDFETPSSSLAPQTPDSALASETLASPQSLPPASPLQEDRGEGDLGKALELAEALKEGEKTDGVAMLELVGSILRGCVPGVYRVQTVPSARRPVVKFCHRPSGLHGDVSLSNRLALHNSRFLSLCSELDGRVRPLVYTLRCWAQGRGLSGSGPLLSNYALTLLVIYFLQTRDPPVLPTVSQLTQKAGEGEQVEVDGWDCSFPRDASRLEPSTNKEPLSSLLAQFFSCVSCWDLRGSLLSLREGQALPVAGGLPSNRWEGLRLGPMNLQDPFDLSHNVAANVTSRVAGRLQNCSRAAANYCRSLQYQRRSSRGRDWGLLPLLQPSSPSALLSATPIPLPPAPFTQLTAALAQVFREALGCHMEQGTKRLRSEGGGPEESPQGGTSKRLKRDGQEKSWEEGWEEQQGCTGDPSEDGVEEMVIEVGETVQDWAVHSPGRPGEPPHVTGQHLAPGEEGRSGHAALAEQGPKGPEAAGEGARGEAGKGMSLSLVSWRCALWHRVWQGRRRARRRLQQQTKDRDGGGAGAAEWLATEAQVTRELRGPGSAAQKPAAEPLLTFVASASQAGQNLTVTPLQDSQGLFPDLHHFLQVFLPQALRNLLK, from the exons ATGGCGGCAGTGGATTCGGATGTCCAGTCGCTGCCTCGTGGGGGTTTCCGCTGCTGCCTCTGCCACGTTACTACAGCCAACC GACCCAGCCTAGATGCCCATTTGGGAGGCCGGAAGCACCGGCACCTGGTAGGACTACGAGCTGCCCGAAAGGCCCAGGGTCTCCGGAGTGTGTTTGTCAGTGGCTTTCCCCGGGATGTGGATTCTGCGCAGCTTTCTGAGTACTTCCAGGCATTCGGACCCGTGGCTAGTGTCGTCATGGACAAGGACAAG GGAGTTTTTGCTATCGTGGAGATGGGGGACATAGGGACCCGAGAAGCTGTCTTGTCACAGCCCCAGCACAGCCTGGGAGGACACCGCCTGCGGGTCCGGCCACGGGAGCAGAAAGAGTTCCAGAGCCCTGCCTCCAAATCCCCCAAAGGAGCGGCCCCTGACAGTCACCAGCTGGCCAAAGCACTAGCCGAGGCCCCCGACGTTGGGGCACAAATGATGAAGCTCGTGGGGCTGAGGGAGTTGTCCGAGGCTGAGCGGCAGCTTCGGAGCCTCGTCGTGGCCCTGATGCAGGAGGTCTTCACAGAGTTCTTCCCTG GCTGTGTGGTCCATCCTTTTGGGTCTTCCATAAACAGTTTTGATGTCCATGGCTGTGATCTTGACCTCTTCCTGGATCTGGGTGACCTGGAAGACTCCCAG CCAGCCCCAAAGGCTCCAGAGTCTCCATCTTTGGATTCAGCCCTTGCATCCCCACTGGATCCTCAAGCCCTGGCCTGTACCCCAGCTTCCCCTCCAGACTCACAGCCTCCTTCTCCCCAAGACTCGGAAGCCCTGGACTTTGaaactccttcctcttccctggcACCCCAGACTCCGGACTCTGCTTTGGCCTCTGAGACCCTTGCCTCTCCCCagtccctgcctccagcctccccacTGCAGGAGGACCGGGGAGAGGGGGACCTGGGGAAGGCCCTGGAACTAGCAGAGGCCCTGAAAGAGGGGGAGAAGACAGACGGGGTGGCCATGCTGGAGTTGGTGGGATCCATTCTTCGGGGCTGTGTCCCTGGAGTGTACCGAGTCCAAACTGTGCCCTCTGCCCGACGCCCTGTGGTCAAGTTTTGCCATCGGCCTTCAGGTCTCCACGGTGACGTCTCCCTCAGTAACCG GCTGGCCCTGCATAACTCTCGTTTCCTGAGTCTCTGCTCTGAGCTGGATGGGCGAGTACGGCCCCTCGTGTACACCCTCCGCTGCTGGGCTCAGGGTCGAGGGCTGTCAG GGAGTGGCCCCCTTCTCAGTAACTACGCCCTGACCTTGCTCGTGATCTATTTCCTTCAGACCAGGGACCCTCCTGTGTTGCCCACTGTATCCCAGCTCACCCAGAAAGCAG GTGAGGGCGAACAGGTGGAGGTTGATGGCTGGGACTGTAGTTTCCCCAGGGATGCCTCAAGACTGGAGCCCAGCACCAATAAGGAGCCCCTCA gtTCTCTGCTAGCCCAGTTCTTCTCCTGCGTCTCGTGTTGGGATCTTCGTGGCTCACTGCTGTCCCTGCGGGAGGGTCAGGCACTGCCTGTGGCAGGGGGCCTGCCCTCTAATCGCTGGGAGGGTCTGCGCCTTGGCCCCATGAATCTCCAGGACCCCTTTGACCTGAGTCACAATGTGGCAGCCAATGTGACCAGCCGGGTGGCCGGGAGGCTACAGAACTGTTCCCGAGCGGCAGCCAATTACTGCCGAAGCCTACAGTACCAGCGCCGTTCCTCCCGGGGTCGGGACTGGGGGCTGCTCCCTCTTCTGCAGCCCAGCTCCCCCAGTGCTTTGCTGTCCGCAACGCCCATCCCCTTACCCCCTGCTCCCTTCACCCAGCTCACTGCTGCCCTGGCCCAGGTGTTCAGGGAAGCACTGGGATGCCATATGGAACAGGGAACCAAGAGACTGCGGTCAGAGGGAGGTGGGCCTGAGGAGTCTCCCCAGGGAGGGACAAGCAAAAGATTGAAACGAGATGGACAGGAAAAAagctgggaggagggatgggaggagCAGCAGGGATGCACGGGAGACCCCAGCGAAGATGGGGTGGAGGAAATGGTTATAGAGGTTGGAGAGACGGTGCAGGACTGGGCCGTGCATAGCCCTGGGCGGCCAGGGGAGCCACCCCACGTGACCGGGCAGCATCTAGCCCCTGGAGAAGAGGGGCGGTCAGGCCATGCGGCACTGGCAGAGCAGGGGCCCAAAGGACCTGAGGCAGCAGGAGAAGGGGCTCGgggtgaggcagggaaggggatgTCCCTCTCCTTAGTGAGCTGGCGCTGTGCCTTGTGGCACCGAGTGTGGCAGGGGCGGCGGCGTGCCCGGCGACGCTTGCAGCAGCAAACCAAGGATAGAGACGGAGGCGGTGCCGGCGCTGCAGAGTGGCTGGCAACGGAGGCTCAGGTAACCCGGGAGCTGAGAGGACCCGGCAGTGCTGCACAGAAGCCAGCGGCTGAGCCGCTCCTGACTTTCGTGGCGTCGGCCTCCCAGGCCGGCCAGAATCTCACTGTGACCCCACTGCAGGATTCTCAAGGCCTGTTTCCTGACCTCCATCATTTCTTACAGGTTTTCCTCCCTCAAGCACTTCGAAACCTCCTCAAGTGA
- the MTA2 gene encoding metastasis-associated protein MTA2 isoform X2, which translates to MEMKVWDPDNPLTDRQIDQFLVVARAVGTFARALDCSSSIRQPSLHMSAAAASRDITLFHAMDTLQRNGYDLAKAMSTLVPQGGPVLCRDEMEEWSASEAMLFEEALEKYGKDFNDIRQDFLPWKSLASIVQFYYMWKTTDRYIQQKRLKAAEADSKLKQVYIPTYTKPNPNQIISVGSKPGMNGAGFQKGLTCESCHTTQSAQWYAWGPPNMQCRLCASCWIYWKKYGGLKTPTQLEGAARGTTEPHSRGHLSRPEAQSLSPYTTSANRAKLLAKNRQTFLLQTTKLTRLARRMCRDLLQPRRAARRPYAPINANAIKAECSIRLPKAAKTPLKIHPLVRLPLATIVKDLVAQAPLKPKTPRGTKTPINRNQLTQNRGLGGIMVKRAYETMSGAGVPFSANGRPLASGIRSSSQPAAKRQKLNPADAPNPVVFVATKDTRALRKALTHLEMRRAARRPNLPLKVKPPLIAVRPPVPLSAPSHPASTNEPIVLED; encoded by the exons ATGGAGATGAAGGTCTGGGACCCGGACAACCCTCTCACAGACCGGCAGATTGATCAGTTTCTCGTGGTGGCCCG GGCCGTGGGGACCTTCGCAAGAGCGCTAGATTGCAGCAGCTCCATTCGGCAGCCGAGCCTGCACATGAGTGCAGCTGCTGCCTCTCGAGATATCACGCTG TTTCATGCCATGGATACGTTGCAGAGGAACGGCTACGACTTGGCTAAGGCCATGTCGACCCTGGTGCCCCAGGGAGGCCCGGTGCTGTGTCGGGACGAGATGGAGGAGTGGTCGGCCTCGGAGGCCATGCTGTTTGAGGAGGCCCTGGAGAAGTACGGCAAGGATTTCAATGATATTCGCCAGGATTTT CTGCCTTGGAAGTCACTCGCCAGCATAGTCCAGTTTTACTACATGTGGAAAACCACAGACCGCTATATTCAGCAG AAAAGATTGAAAGCTGCTGAAGCAGACAGCAAACTGAAACAAGTCTATATCCCCACCTA TACTAAGCCAAATCCTAACCAGATCATCTCTGTGGGCTCGAAACCTGGCATGAATGGGGCTGGATTCCAGAAGGGCCTGACTTGCGAGAGCTGCCACA CCACACAGTCTGCCCAGTGGTACGCCTGGGGCCCACCCAACATGCAGTGCCGCCTCTGTGCTTCCTGTTGGATCTACTGGAAGAAGTATGGGGGACTGAAGACCCCGACCCAGCTTGAGGGGGCTGCCCGGGGCACAACA GAGCCACACTCGAGGGGTCATTTGTCTCGACCTGAAGCCCAGAGTCTCTCCCCCTATACGACCAGCGCCAACCGGGCCAAGCTACTGGCTAAGAACAGGCAAACATTCCTGCTTCAGACCACAAAGCTGACCCGTCTTGCCAGACGCATGTGCAGGGACCTGTTACAGCCGAGGAGGGCTGCCCGACGACCCTATGCCCCTATCAATGCCAATGCCATCAAGGCAGAGT GCTCCATTCGACTTCCTAAGGCTGCGAAAACTCCACTGAAGATTCACCCTCTGGTGCGGCTGCCCCTGGCAACTATTGTCAAAGATTTGG tgGCCCAGGCACCTCTGAAACCAAAAACACCTCGGGGTACCAAGACACCGATCAACAGAAACCAGCTGACCCAGAACCGGGGTCTGGGGGGCATTATGGTGAAACGGGCCTATGAGACT ATGTCAGGAGCCGGGGTCCCCTTCTCTGCCAATGGAAGGCCTCTGGCCTCAGGGATTCGTTCAAGCTCACAGCCAGCAGCCAAGCGTCAGAAACTAAACCCGGCTGATGCTCCCAATCCTGTGGTGTTTGTGGCCACAAAGGATACCAG GGCCCTGCGGAAGGCTCTGACCCATCTGGAAATGCGGCGAGCTGCTCGCCGGCCCAATTTGCCCCTGAAGGTGAAGCCACCACTGATTGCAGTGCGGCCCCCGGTCCCACTATCTGCACCGTCACATCCTGCCAGCACCAATGAGCCTATTGTCCTGGAGGATTGA
- the MTA2 gene encoding metastasis-associated protein MTA2 isoform X1, with protein sequence MAANMYRVGDYVYFENSSSNPYLVRRIEELNKTANGNVEAKVVCLFRRRDISSSLNSLADSNAREFEEESKQPGVSEQQRHQLKHRELFLSRQFESLPATHIRGKCSVTLLNETDILSQYLEKEDCFFYSLVFDPVQKTLLADQGEIRVGCKYQAEIPDRLAEGESDNRNQQKMEMKVWDPDNPLTDRQIDQFLVVARAVGTFARALDCSSSIRQPSLHMSAAAASRDITLFHAMDTLQRNGYDLAKAMSTLVPQGGPVLCRDEMEEWSASEAMLFEEALEKYGKDFNDIRQDFLPWKSLASIVQFYYMWKTTDRYIQQKRLKAAEADSKLKQVYIPTYTKPNPNQIISVGSKPGMNGAGFQKGLTCESCHTTQSAQWYAWGPPNMQCRLCASCWIYWKKYGGLKTPTQLEGAARGTTEPHSRGHLSRPEAQSLSPYTTSANRAKLLAKNRQTFLLQTTKLTRLARRMCRDLLQPRRAARRPYAPINANAIKAECSIRLPKAAKTPLKIHPLVRLPLATIVKDLVAQAPLKPKTPRGTKTPINRNQLTQNRGLGGIMVKRAYETMSGAGVPFSANGRPLASGIRSSSQPAAKRQKLNPADAPNPVVFVATKDTRALRKALTHLEMRRAARRPNLPLKVKPPLIAVRPPVPLSAPSHPASTNEPIVLED encoded by the exons ATGGCGGCCAACATGTACCGGGTGGGGG ATTACGTCTATTTTGAGAACTCTTCCAGCAATCCTTACCTGGTTAGACGGATTGAGGAGCTCAACAAG ACAGCAAATGGAAACGTGGAGGCAAAGGTTGTGTGCCTTTTCCGGCGAAGGGACATTTCTAGTAGCCTCAACAGCCTGGCTGATAGCAATGCCA GGGAGTTTGAGGAGGAATCAAAGCAGCCAGGGGTGTCAGAGCAGCAGCGACATCAACTGAAGCACCGGGAGCTTTTTCTTTCTCGGCAGTTTGAATCGTTACCAGCCACCCACATAAG GGGGAAATGCAGCGTGACCCTCTTGAATGAGACCGACATCTTGAGCCAATACTTGGAAAAGGAG GACTGCTTTTTTTACTCACTGGTGTTCGACCCCGTGCAGAAGACGCTTTTAGCCGATCAGGGGGAGATCCGAGTTGGTTGCAAATACCAAGCCGAGATCCCAGATCGTCTGGCAGAGG GAGAATCTGATAATCGGAACCAACAGAAGATGGAGATGAAGGTCTGGGACCCGGACAACCCTCTCACAGACCGGCAGATTGATCAGTTTCTCGTGGTGGCCCG GGCCGTGGGGACCTTCGCAAGAGCGCTAGATTGCAGCAGCTCCATTCGGCAGCCGAGCCTGCACATGAGTGCAGCTGCTGCCTCTCGAGATATCACGCTG TTTCATGCCATGGATACGTTGCAGAGGAACGGCTACGACTTGGCTAAGGCCATGTCGACCCTGGTGCCCCAGGGAGGCCCGGTGCTGTGTCGGGACGAGATGGAGGAGTGGTCGGCCTCGGAGGCCATGCTGTTTGAGGAGGCCCTGGAGAAGTACGGCAAGGATTTCAATGATATTCGCCAGGATTTT CTGCCTTGGAAGTCACTCGCCAGCATAGTCCAGTTTTACTACATGTGGAAAACCACAGACCGCTATATTCAGCAG AAAAGATTGAAAGCTGCTGAAGCAGACAGCAAACTGAAACAAGTCTATATCCCCACCTA TACTAAGCCAAATCCTAACCAGATCATCTCTGTGGGCTCGAAACCTGGCATGAATGGGGCTGGATTCCAGAAGGGCCTGACTTGCGAGAGCTGCCACA CCACACAGTCTGCCCAGTGGTACGCCTGGGGCCCACCCAACATGCAGTGCCGCCTCTGTGCTTCCTGTTGGATCTACTGGAAGAAGTATGGGGGACTGAAGACCCCGACCCAGCTTGAGGGGGCTGCCCGGGGCACAACA GAGCCACACTCGAGGGGTCATTTGTCTCGACCTGAAGCCCAGAGTCTCTCCCCCTATACGACCAGCGCCAACCGGGCCAAGCTACTGGCTAAGAACAGGCAAACATTCCTGCTTCAGACCACAAAGCTGACCCGTCTTGCCAGACGCATGTGCAGGGACCTGTTACAGCCGAGGAGGGCTGCCCGACGACCCTATGCCCCTATCAATGCCAATGCCATCAAGGCAGAGT GCTCCATTCGACTTCCTAAGGCTGCGAAAACTCCACTGAAGATTCACCCTCTGGTGCGGCTGCCCCTGGCAACTATTGTCAAAGATTTGG tgGCCCAGGCACCTCTGAAACCAAAAACACCTCGGGGTACCAAGACACCGATCAACAGAAACCAGCTGACCCAGAACCGGGGTCTGGGGGGCATTATGGTGAAACGGGCCTATGAGACT ATGTCAGGAGCCGGGGTCCCCTTCTCTGCCAATGGAAGGCCTCTGGCCTCAGGGATTCGTTCAAGCTCACAGCCAGCAGCCAAGCGTCAGAAACTAAACCCGGCTGATGCTCCCAATCCTGTGGTGTTTGTGGCCACAAAGGATACCAG GGCCCTGCGGAAGGCTCTGACCCATCTGGAAATGCGGCGAGCTGCTCGCCGGCCCAATTTGCCCCTGAAGGTGAAGCCACCACTGATTGCAGTGCGGCCCCCGGTCCCACTATCTGCACCGTCACATCCTGCCAGCACCAATGAGCCTATTGTCCTGGAGGATTGA